The Mauremys reevesii isolate NIE-2019 linkage group 21, ASM1616193v1, whole genome shotgun sequence genome has a window encoding:
- the KLHDC7A gene encoding kelch domain-containing protein 7A, whose protein sequence is MTNGARVSRDWLPDMQLAGKLALSAAALLLLTLAYRFYKSRPASSGIRNAERVTEQREKAGSGRGGAEETPRGLRCRQVNSNGVRPSTSKGNQSAHLGGTVAAGPRGPQSTPPREDQRLPKGEEEEKEKGKKACQLVAESQPDKKQPVSEGQGQSPGVVPNVATADGAEQEAPVAGTEAGGKRNVCSLARKPDSSVDDSRGASWDVASQQSGCSVSLRHNPCSTQAGNAAELTVADRSTPDTEEEEAGDMSESLAWNQEASAGQERIQTLNATSDMGLAINQSDQRSDASYTFSSVAKIQVEENYIKESTSSITSLRGKVYDYYVQSTSQSVSKERPRSYTDSLYDPDKIHEELSERETWGVDWRSQEPAGESAVGDEDRASLTANIPPLSPSLLPFRHPAESVEPADCGGASDPASSFSPAHKTAEPERRFGRKESFHQIADNPELQVQMEGFGALTPAGRRSDSSTPPASPLHSSSIVSLVESFHSLQPHAGNEPRVELVAGANFFKVPLSLQPDVDIHLDLGNCYDVLCMAKKQKLDSLQEAAYKVMSDNYLQVLKNPSIFGRLNARERELILLRRMKGRKYVTVADVSTQEQSLHTSRLCYYDNEGDVWHPLSYMPVEAVSRGCAVCSMFNYLFVVAGCEGLGQRQKPSNRVFCYNPLTSIWQEICPLNQARPHCKLVALDGYLYAIGGECLYTVEKYDPRQDRWTFAAPLPNDTFAVAHTATACDGEIYVTGGTLRYMLLRYVSRSDSWKVSITSGSKDRTTEMVTAGGFIYRFDLNRSMGISVYRCSPKAKLWYECATKRMPFPPCFQCAVVENLVYCISRQFNIRFLADHVSPRFGVKELQLFPSPRGTLLPVVLALPDRGTVQTRV, encoded by the coding sequence ATGACCAACGGGGCTCGAGTCAGCCGGGACTGGCTGCCAGACATGCAGCTCGCTGGGAAGCTGGCACTTTCCGCAGCGGCTCTGCTCCTACTGACTCTGGCTTATAGATTCTATAAGTCCCGACCAGCCAGCAGTGGGATCAGAAATGCTGAGCGTGTGACGGAGCAGAGAGAAAAGGCTGGATCCGGAAGGGGAGGCGCAGAAGAAACACCACGGGGACTCAGGTGCAGGCAAGTCAACAGCAATGGGGTGAGGCCAAGCACCAGCAAAGGGAATCAAAGTGCGCACCTGGGTGGGACGGTGGCGGCGGGACCGCGGGGCCCACAAAGCACACCGCccagggaagatcaaaggctgccaaagggggaggaggaggagaaagagaagggaaaaaaggCTTGTCAGCTGGTCGCCGAATCACAGCCAGACAAAAAGCAGCCTGTTTCTgagggacaggggcagagtccaGGTGTGGTCCCGAACGTGGCGACAGCAGACGGTGCAGAGCAGGAGGCGCCGGTGGCGGGAACAGAAGCCGGGGGTAAGCGTAACGTTTGCAGTCTGGCACGCAAACCGGACAGCTCGGTCGATGACAGCAGGGGGGCCAGCTGGGACGTAGCCTCGCAGCAATCTGGGTGTAGCGTCAGCCTCAGGCACAATCCTTGCAGCACCCAAGCAGGAAATGCTGCTGAGCTCACAGTAGCTGATAGATCCACCCCggacactgaggaggaggaagcgGGAGACATGAGTGAGAGTTTGGCCTGGAACCAGGAAGCCTCGGCTGGCCAGGAGAGGATTCAGACCCTCAATGCTACATCGGACATGGGCTTAGCCATCAACCAAAGCGATCAGAGGTCTGATGCCTCCTACACTTTCTCCTCCGTTGCAAAGATACAGGTGGAGGAAAACTATATTAAAGAGTCCACATCCTCCATTACTAGCCTGCGAGGCAAGGTCTATGACTACTACGTCCAGTCCACCTCGCAGTCTGTGTCGAAGGAGCGGCCCCGCTCGTACACCGACTCACTCTACGACCCAGACAAAATCCACGAAGAGCTAAGTGAACGTGAGACTTGGGGCGTAGACTGGCGCAGCCAAGAACCAGCCGGTGAGTCGGCAGTGGGAGATGAAGACCGAGCTTCACTAACAGCAAACATCCCACCCCTCTCTCCCAGTCTCCTGCCTTTCAGACATCCCGCAGAGAGCGTGGAGCCTGCAGACTGTGGTGGTGCGTCTGATCCGGCCAGCTCCTTCTCGCCCGCCCACAAGACAGCTGAACCGGAACGCAGGTTTGGCAGGAAAGAGAGTTTCCATCAAATTGCAGATAACCCCGAACTTCAGGTGCAGATGGAAGGGTTCGGGGCTTTGACGCCAGCTGGCAGAAGATCTGACTCAAGCACTCCCCCCGCCAGTcccctccactccagctccatCGTTTCCCTGGTGGAATCATTTCACAGCCTCCAGCCTCATGCAGGCAACGAACCCAGAGTCGAACTTGTTGCTGGTGCCAACTTCTTCAAAGTCCCATTAAGCTTGCAGCCGGATGTGGACATCCACCTGGATCTGGGGAACTGCTATGATGTCCTGTGCATGGCCAAGAAGCAGAAACTGGACAGTCTCCAGGAGGCAGCGTATAAGGTCATGAGCGACAATTACCTCCAGGTCCTGAAGAACCCGTCTATCTTCGGGCGCCTCAATGCCAGGGAGAGGGAGCTGATCCTCCTGAGGAGGATGAAGGGCAGGAAGTACGTCACCGTGGCAGACGTCAGCACGCAGGAGCAGAGCTTGCACACCAGCAGGCTCTGTTACTACGATAACGAAGGCGACGTCTGGCATCCCCTCTCCTATATGCCGGTGGAGGCGGTTTCTAGGGGCTGCGCCGTCTGCAGCATGTTCAATTACCTCTTTGTGGTGGCTGGCTGCGAAGGGCTGGGCCAGCGCCAGAAGCCTTCCAACAGGGTTTTCTGCTACAACCCCCTGACCAGTATTTGGCAGGAGATCTGCCCACTGAACCAAGCCAGGCCTCACTGCAAGCTTGTCGCCTTGGATGGCTACCTGTATGCGATCGGGGGAGAGTGCCTCTATACTGTGGAAAAGTATGACCCCCGCCAGGACCGGTGGACCTTCGCCGCGCCGCTGCCCAATGACACCTTCGCCGTCGCCCACACCGCGACGGCGTGCGACGGGGAGATTTACGTGACCGGGGGCACGCTGCGCTACATGTTGCTCCGGTACGTCAGCCGGTCGGACAGCTGGAAGGTCAGCATCACCAGCGGGAGCAAGGACCGGACCACCGAAATGGTCACCGCCGGTGGCTTCATCTACCGCTTTGACCTCAACCGCAGCATGGGCATCAGCGTCTACCGCTGCAGCCCGAAAGCCAAGCTGTGGTACGAGTGTGCCACCAAACGCATGCCCTTCCCACCCTGCTTCCAGTGTGCCGTGGTGGAGAACCTGGTCTATTGCATCAGCCGCCAGTTCAACATCAGGTTCCTGGCGGACCATGTCTCGCCACGCTTCGGAGTCAAGGAGTTACAGCTTTTCCCTTCCCCCCGAGGGACCCTCCTCCCCGTCGTCCTGGCACTGCCAGACAGAGGCACGGTGCAAACAAGGGTCTGA